CTAGAAAAGAATCTATCTAATCCATAAGTCTTTTTACCCGATTTACTGACTACAACTTCATCTCCTGCAAGCAAATATACCTCATTCGCACGGAACAAATGCTTGCGGAAAAATAGCCAAAACAATGTAGCCCAAGGTATTACTGTATGAAAAAACCGCAACATCGTCCGATAACTACCACCAATGCCTGCCCAACGGGAAATTCCCAACATCGTGACTCGTCCGCTCATCGCTAACATAGCCAGGATTATCTGGTTCAATTGCCGCATCGTCGTAGCGTTTATCTGCGGTAGCAAGCATTGTAGCAGTGATAAGATATCGGACATGGGCTGATTGTAGTTTTTGAGTTGTCGTTGTGAGAGACAATAACTCTACTACATCGGCCCTCTCTCCTCATCCTCTTATTTTGGCTAAGGTATTGATGTATACCATAGTATGAGTGAGCAACAGAACCCAAGGGTGCGTAGGCGTAGCTCATTGTACCTCTATGCAGAAGCAAGCTACGCGTAGCGTCTCCTAGAGAAGACATTGCCTCCCGTAGGTGAGTACACCATTGCAAAGCGCCATGACTGGGTTGGACTATATCTACCCATCTTAAAAAAATTTGCTTTTAAATAAGCAAACCTGATAACTAGTATCAGGTTTACTGTAGTAATAGAACTTGATTAAAAAATGTAAAGCAGTGTAAAGTAGTTTCACAGGCAAAGACCTTACCGCCTGATTCATAAATAACTAACCGCAATCATAAAACAATGACAACAACCTTACAACAGCGCTCAAGCGCTAACGTATGGGATCGATTCTGTGAATGGATCACCAGCACCAACAACCGGATCTACATCGGTTGGTTCGGCGTAGTAATGATTCCAACCTTGCTAGCCGCAACAGCTTGCTTCGTAATCGCCTTCATCGCCGCTCCTCCCGTTGACATCGATGGAATCCGCGAACCAGTAGCAGGTTCCTTGATATACGGAAACAACATAATTTCCGGTGCAGTAGTACCTTCCTCCAACGCTATCGGTTTACACTTCTACCCAATTTGGGAAGCAGCATCCTTAGATGAGTGGTTATACAACGGTGGTCCTTACCAATTGGTAATCTTCCACTTCCTGATAGGCGTATTCTGCTACATGGGACGTGAATGGGAACTATCCTACCGGTTAGGAATGCGTCCTTGGATTGCGATTGCATATTCAGCACCAGTAGCAGCAGCAAGTGCAGTATTCTTGGTATACCCCATCGGACAAGGTTCATTCTCTGATGGTATGCCTTTAGGTATCTCAGGAACCTTCAACTTCATGATCGTGTTCCAAGCAGAACACAACATCTTGATGCACCCCTTCCACCAACTAGGTGTAGCAGGTGTGTTCGGCGGAAGTTTGTTCTCAGCAATGCACGGTTCACTCGTAACTTCCTCCTTAGTTCGTGAAACCACCGAAACCGAGTCACAAAACTACGGTTACAAATTCGGTCAAGAAGAAGAAACCTACAACATCGTTGCAGCCCACGGCTACTTCGGTCGGTTAATCTTCCAATACGCTTCCTTCAACAACAGCCGTTCACTGCACTTCTTCCTCGCAGCATGGCCTGTAATCGGCATCTGGTTCACCGCCTTGGGTGTAAGCACAATGGCGTTCAACTTGAACGGTTTCAACTTCAACCAATCAATCATTGACTCTGAAGGTCGTGTGATTGCAACTTGGGCGGATGTAATCAACCGGGCTAACCTGGGTATGGAAGTAATGCACGAGCGCAATGCTCACAACTTCCCTCTCGATTTGGCTGCTGGCGATTCTGCTCCTGTTGCTCTTACTGCTCCTGCTATCAACGGTTAATTCTGAAGTTTCGCTAAATCATCAAAAAGCGCTCTCCTTTTACGGAGAGCGCTTTTTAGTGTCCATTTTAACACTAGCACTTAGGGAGAATAATCAATATGAAACGAGCCTTATTAGTAATCGATGTTCAGAATGAATACAACCTTTTTACTAAACATTTTCGAGATTTTTAAGCACCTCTGCGGCTGACTGATATCGTTGAGTGAAGTCGAAATGTACCATTTTATTTAAAATCATCACTAACTCGTCTGTAGCCTCAGTGAATTCGCGCCAATGTTGCCAAATTTGTTGATTAGCATCAGCTACACTTTGGATAATTATTTCACCAGTATTTGTGTCTCTACGAAACTCTCTGGGTTCTACCCCTGTTAAACCTTGTATTCCCATAATTCCCAACGCATAAATATCGCTGTTGAGTTTTGGCAACCCACTCATTTGTTCCGAAGGTGCATAACTAGGAGTGCCAATTGAAATAGTTTGAGCTTCTTGCTGCTGGGGTTGAATCTGCTTAACAGCGCCAAAGTCAATTAAAACAATGTGCCCATCTGATTCTCGCCTAATTAAGTTACTAGGTTTGATATCTCGATGGATTACACCATAGCTGTGAACAAAAACAAGGACGTTTAAAACTTCTTTGAGCATCTCCAAAACTTCAGCTTGTTTTAGTCGCTTCCCAGCAGTTAGCTCTTTATCCATAGCGTGTCCTCGAACAAATTCTTGCACTAGGGAAAATTGCCGATTTTCTTCAAAGAAAGCTAGCAGTTGGGGAATTTGTGGGTGCTTACCCAAAGTTTCTAAAATTTCTGCTTCCGCGTCGAATAGGCGTCTGACAACATTTAAATATTCTGCATCTTGGCGAGGAGGTCGCAACTGTTTAACCACACACTGCGGATTACCAGGACGCTGGATATCGTCAGCCAAATAAGTATTGCTAAATCCTCCAGAACCCAAGGGTTGAGTAATTTTGTAGCGGTTGTTTAGTAGCGTTCCTACTGCAATTTCTTGCCCAATGGAATCAACAATTACCGTTGGCGCTTCATTTGAGGCGTTGCCACGCTGCCGTAAAAGACCTTGCAATTCTAGAATTAATTGTTGGTGTTCTTGAACCCGTTGGGTAATTTCTTTTTGCTCTTGCTTGGTTTGATAAGCACTATAGGCAAGGACACTGCCGACGGTAAATACTAACCCCAACGCCGGAGGTATGACTGGAAACCATCCAGCTTGGGTAAAAATGACAAAATTGGCTCCAAATAACACTGCAAGGGCTGTTGCTGCTGCCAATCCTAAGCCTAGCGGATGTTGAATCCACCATACCAGCAACCCACCAACTATAGTCCATCCCCATATCCAAAGGACTTCACCCCACTCAGGCAAAAACCAAAGTAGAGGTTGTTTGTTCAGAACAGCGCTGAGAATTTGACTAACGCTGTGGGCATGAATTTCAATTCCGGCCATTTTGCCAGAATTATCTGACTTCCCGCTAGCAAAAGGCGTATTAAAAATATCATTTAAACTATTAGCTGTTGAACCAATCAAAACGATGCGGTCTTTAACTAAATCTGGTTTAATTTGATTTGCAAGTACTTCTGTAATAGTTACCTGCTGGGCAATCTGATGACCAGAACGGTAATTAAACAGGATTTGGTAGCCATTGGTATCTGCTTTTTCATAGCCGCCAGCGTTACTTTGTAGGGGTTTAAATACAGTATTACGTAGTTGTAGTTCTTTTTTGGGGGTAAATTCTAGTTGGATGCCTCCAACTTCTAAATATTTGAGTGCTAGTTGTAAGCTAAAAGAATAAGTACTTTGACAAGAATCGGATTCTTCTGCACTTACTAATAAGAGGTTGCGGCGAATTGTAGCGTCAGTATCTTCTACGACATCATTAAATCCCACTCGCTCTGCTTCAACGCCCTTTGGGGGTGCTATTCCCGGATTGTTAGAACCCGAATGTTTGCAAATAGGAATGATGATATCACTCTGTTGGAGGCGTTGCAGTAGCTTGTCATGACCAGGCGGCACTGGTAAGTCACGAAAAATATCTAAACCAATGACTCGCGGTTGATATTCTTCAAGTTTTCCTAATAGTCGGTCTAGAAGTTCACTAGACAGGGGCCAATTCCATTTTTGGATATCTTTTTCACTTAACGCAACAATCAACAAACGAGTGTCTGGGCCTGGGTCGGCACGTAATTGCATCATTTGGTCGTAGACCTTCATTTCTAGAGGCTCGAAAACCCCTAGTTTTTGAATTCCTACTAGTAAAATTGTAGCGATCGCACTTGAAAGAATAACTGGCTGTCTAAATAAACTTTTAAAAGTTACAACCATTTTTTTAAATAGGTTTTACTTTAAAATATACGTATATTTTGAGATTAATTTTTAATATTGAAATTATTCTACGCAATTTGCAACTTTTCAAAAAATATAGTAATCATATTTTACTTTTAAACACCAAAATGCTCAAATCCCCGACTTCTTGAAGAAATCGGGGATATTTTTGTTCATAACTCATTTAGAATTGTTATATCTGTTTCAGATAATGCACAATCGCCTCTGCTGTTGACAAGTTAGTAGCCAATAAAACTTGATTAATAGTGCATAATCTTAACAGTGCTTCTTCATTTGCTTGACCTGGCTGAGGTTGCAGCAAATCTCGCAAGAAAATAACTGCTACAATTTCTCCGGCTCCAACCAATGAAGCAATTGTTTGATATCCTCCAGAAGTTGGTGCGGGGGTTTGTTGACTAATCGTTATCCCTGCCTGTTGATGTAAAATTTCACTAACAGATGGCCAAGTAATAGTAAAACTCTGCGAGAAAAATTCTTGATGCTCAGAAACCAATTCAACAAGTTCTGATTTCTTGCTTTCATGAGCAATCAGTACTATATTTCTTTCAATGATTGCTTGAGGAGACTCACTAACATTTGTTTCTTCTGGAGTTTCATCAAAACGAGCTTCTTCTACTTCAGGTAATTCTTCAATAGTTTGACTGATGCTCTCAGTAGCTCCACTTTCTGTTGTTTCCAAAGATGGAATATCAGCTGAGTCAGAAATTTCACTTATTTGTGCAGCAACGCCATCAACGTATAGACTAACTTCTTCAGTACTTGCATTACTCAAATCAATGTATTGATTGCTTAAAACTTCCGCAACGGCATCATCAGGTGCAGTTGATGCTTCAGAAACTTCGTTTATTGTTTCATCCACCGCAGAAGTAGGTTCTACTTCGTCAACATCTACACTATCTGCTGCTGTAACTGACGCATCCCAATCTATCGCCTCATCTATATCCCGTGTTGCTTGGCTCAATGCTTCTGGCGGCTGAATTTCTGCGTTTTCAACAACTTCACTGACTTCTTCTGCAACTGGCATATCCAAATTCACTACTTCATCGTGAGTAGTTTCGGGAATGTCACTTTCTGACTCAGATATTTGGTGGAAAATATCGCGTGGCTGTACGGAGGTAACTTCTGCTGCTAGTGCTGCCTCCAACTCTGCATTCTCATCGTAGGTAGTTTCTGGAATAGCACTTTGTACAGGAACTTCGTTGAAAATATCACGTGGTTGTACGAAGGTAACTTCTGCTTCTAGTGCTGCCTCTAACTCTGCATTCTCGTCGTAATTAGTTTCTGGACTAGCACTTATATCACGCTGTTGTACGAAAGTCGATTCTGTCACCCGTGCTGCTTTAAAGTCTACAGCCTCATCGTGGTTAGCTTCTGGAAGGACACTTTCATTTTCGGGAGTTTCAATGATGTTTTCAGGTGCAGCGATGGCGTCATCAGGCTCAGGCAAAGAAACTTCTGAGGCTTCGCTGACTTCTGGAATTTCTACTTCTTCACTATCTGCTGCAACTAATGTCCGCAAATCCACAATTT
This portion of the Nostoc sp. GT001 genome encodes:
- the psbA gene encoding photosystem II q(b) protein, yielding MTTTLQQRSSANVWDRFCEWITSTNNRIYIGWFGVVMIPTLLAATACFVIAFIAAPPVDIDGIREPVAGSLIYGNNIISGAVVPSSNAIGLHFYPIWEAASLDEWLYNGGPYQLVIFHFLIGVFCYMGREWELSYRLGMRPWIAIAYSAPVAAASAVFLVYPIGQGSFSDGMPLGISGTFNFMIVFQAEHNILMHPFHQLGVAGVFGGSLFSAMHGSLVTSSLVRETTETESQNYGYKFGQEEETYNIVAAHGYFGRLIFQYASFNNSRSLHFFLAAWPVIGIWFTALGVSTMAFNLNGFNFNQSIIDSEGRVIATWADVINRANLGMEVMHERNAHNFPLDLAAGDSAPVALTAPAING
- a CDS encoding CHASE2 domain-containing serine/threonine-protein kinase, which gives rise to MVVTFKSLFRQPVILSSAIATILLVGIQKLGVFEPLEMKVYDQMMQLRADPGPDTRLLIVALSEKDIQKWNWPLSSELLDRLLGKLEEYQPRVIGLDIFRDLPVPPGHDKLLQRLQQSDIIIPICKHSGSNNPGIAPPKGVEAERVGFNDVVEDTDATIRRNLLLVSAEESDSCQSTYSFSLQLALKYLEVGGIQLEFTPKKELQLRNTVFKPLQSNAGGYEKADTNGYQILFNYRSGHQIAQQVTITEVLANQIKPDLVKDRIVLIGSTANSLNDIFNTPFASGKSDNSGKMAGIEIHAHSVSQILSAVLNKQPLLWFLPEWGEVLWIWGWTIVGGLLVWWIQHPLGLGLAAATALAVLFGANFVIFTQAGWFPVIPPALGLVFTVGSVLAYSAYQTKQEQKEITQRVQEHQQLILELQGLLRQRGNASNEAPTVIVDSIGQEIAVGTLLNNRYKITQPLGSGGFSNTYLADDIQRPGNPQCVVKQLRPPRQDAEYLNVVRRLFDAEAEILETLGKHPQIPQLLAFFEENRQFSLVQEFVRGHAMDKELTAGKRLKQAEVLEMLKEVLNVLVFVHSYGVIHRDIKPSNLIRRESDGHIVLIDFGAVKQIQPQQQEAQTISIGTPSYAPSEQMSGLPKLNSDIYALGIMGIQGLTGVEPREFRRDTNTGEIIIQSVADANQQIWQHWREFTEATDELVMILNKMVHFDFTQRYQSAAEVLKNLENV
- a CDS encoding FHA domain-containing protein yields the protein MKVKVSYSPNLSEVNEVDLTTETPTRGEWIIGRSPDSDLLLDSPDISRVHAKFFVKNGNYYFSDLGSRNGSIVNGKQAEKDRPYSLSDGDIIRIADYVLILEAVAPVYEQPETVFRIIDPSLFSRPRSPENISTPNVVNPGPISQEIETPSPEISEISEVVSTPSDDVIPVVEIIAPENIIQPAEAVSEVPHDVRNEIVDLRTLVAADSEEVEIPEVSEASEVSLPEPDDAIAAPENIIETPENESVLPEANHDEAVDFKAARVTESTFVQQRDISASPETNYDENAELEAALEAEVTFVQPRDIFNEVPVQSAIPETTYDENAELEAALAAEVTSVQPRDIFHQISESESDIPETTHDEVVNLDMPVAEEVSEVVENAEIQPPEALSQATRDIDEAIDWDASVTAADSVDVDEVEPTSAVDETINEVSEASTAPDDAVAEVLSNQYIDLSNASTEEVSLYVDGVAAQISEISDSADIPSLETTESGATESISQTIEELPEVEEARFDETPEETNVSESPQAIIERNIVLIAHESKKSELVELVSEHQEFFSQSFTITWPSVSEILHQQAGITISQQTPAPTSGGYQTIASLVGAGEIVAVIFLRDLLQPQPGQANEEALLRLCTINQVLLATNLSTAEAIVHYLKQI